In Bos javanicus breed banteng chromosome 27, ARS-OSU_banteng_1.0, whole genome shotgun sequence, the genomic stretch GGAAACAAAGGCCCAAGGTCAGCCTTCCACACATCCCAGGAACAAATCAGTCAGCAAATTCACTAGACAAGTGACGAAGGCTTCTGACTTAAACTACTCAAATACTCAGCATCTCCCCATAGGCTGGGACCCCAAGTAGAAGGAAGACTTactagaaaataacacaacatgcTTATTTGAAACCTTTCTTATTACCTTCTTGCCAATTAAGGTGTGAAATATTAATATCTAGCTAACCAAACTTAGTATTCTGGAACCCTGCACTTTTCTAGTACAAGAAGGGTTAGCAAACTTAAGAGAATTCTGAAGGCTACAAAGGTCTCTTGCATGGTCTTCTAtgccttttttaaacaaaatactttTAGCTTATGGCGGGCAACAGGCCCATGTTGGCCAACCTCTTCAACAGAGCATAGCTTAATTTACTAGCCAAGAAAGACAATTCATAACCAGTAACACCTGGGGAGAGTTCCTCTTTAAGATGTTTAATTGCCCTTTAAAAGTTCAGGCTCCACAGGTTCACATTAATTTATATGACCTATGAGAGATTCCCAAATGAAAACTAAATTCTGGTAGCAACTCAACTAGATTGCATGTTTGTGCTTAGTCCttgtctttgcaacttttctgtggccccatgaactgcagcccaccaggttcctctgtccatgggatttttcacacaagaatactggagagggttgccatttcatcctccaggggatcttccccacccaaggatcaaacctgtatctcctgcactgcaggcagatttgtttacCACTTAAGCTGGGAGGAGGGTCGGGGGAGATGGGCGAGAAACCCTTTTCTGTATCATGTCAGAACCTAATTCCACCTATTCATTTATGTGTTAGAAAATGGGAATTCTATCATTACAAACCAAACTGGATGACACCTAACACAGTGTTATGTATTTCTCTTCCCCTTACAAAAGGCTTTATCTCCCCACGTGTCCAATTTTAATGTTGATGGAGAGTTGTCTTTACAAAAATACTGCATCTATAAAGATCTTGCACTTTTTTCCCTAAgtaggtgttggagaagatttacTGAGGTTATCAAGAATAAAACTCACCAAGCCACATTCCAAACACAACAGGGCTCACCTAGGTACAAATGAACCAGCGAACAGCGGCCCACATCCTTCTCCATCAATCACCTCCAGGAGGTGACCAGCACTCAGTCTCTTACCTCCGCAACCGACTGCAGGCTTCGAGCAAACTTGAGCTGGTTGACACCATGGTGGACAGGCTTGCCGTAGGTGGCACCCTTAGGAACTGGGCGTTTGCGGCCCCCGCGGCGCACACGGATCCGGTATATGACATAGCCTATGTGAGTGGAGGGCACGGAGGCCGTGAGGGTGGCGGCCTCGGGGCGGGTTTCCCACGCCGCCCGCTCAGGCGCGTCCCCGGCCGCCGGACGGTCAGCGCCCCCCGCCCCGGGGCCCCTCACCTTGTTTGGCCTTGTAGCCCAGCCTGCGCGCCTTGTCGGGCCGGGTGGGGCGCGGGGCGCGGTGCAGCGCCGAGAGCTGGCGGTACTGCCAGCAGCGCACCCGCAGCAGGAAGCGCATCACGTCCGACTGCTTCTTCCTCCACAGCTCCTGGATGTACTTGTAGGCGCCCATGTCGGCTCACCCTGGGGACACGCGGGTGTCAGCACGCGCGGTGCGGGCAGCCGCCCGCCTCAGCGCCCGCCGACACAAGGCAGGCGCGGTGACGGCGCGGCGCGGGTCAAGACGCCTGCTCCTCCCGGCCCGCCGGCCTCGCCTTCGGACGCCCGAGGCCCGGCTTCCCGGACCTCAGCCCCCGCGCGTCCCTCTCCTCCGCGCCCCGGGCCCAGCTCGGGTCCGCGCCGCCATCACTGCATCCCCCCCAGCCCGC encodes the following:
- the RPL15 gene encoding large ribosomal subunit protein eL15, which produces MGAYKYIQELWRKKQSDVMRFLLRVRCWQYRQLSALHRAPRPTRPDKARRLGYKAKQGYVIYRIRVRRGGRKRPVPKGATYGKPVHHGVNQLKFARSLQSVAEERAGRHCGALRVLNSYWVGEDSTYKFFEVILIDPFHKAIRRNPDTQWITKPVHKHREMRGLTSAGRKSRGLGKGHKFHHTIGGSRRAAWRRRNTLQLHRYR